A single Lolium perenne isolate Kyuss_39 chromosome 6, Kyuss_2.0, whole genome shotgun sequence DNA region contains:
- the LOC127307768 gene encoding probable serine/threonine-protein kinase SIS8, which translates to MSRMKHLLRKLHLSGAGSAGTGTATASTPPPDHHRPRQQRPANSPPPPPPVVAASAPEPAAAPEEPTGMGAETTMTRLEEEYHVRLALAISASDPAGLVDPDSVQMRAAERISLGGPAPPPGDRTTMEALAARYWNHNVINYDEKLCDGFYDVCGAPMDPGFQLKFPSLTALRSVLPAGRDVPYVAVLVNRERDPALRRLEGRAVAIAAQSRAQRGGIASAELVQKIAGLVVDAMGGVVEDADGMNREWFARSRQLCAGLNTIALPLGSIRIGLSRHRSLLFKVLADQINLPCKLVKGICYTGTDEGAINFVKIDFDSAEYIVDLMGAPGTLIPSEISVSQFQDSNNSQLSSDAIEESVAELCIALEQVSGVYESKNDMGGSSSDLALTTPRLEDGGISQQMEVNETSKYLAPEGVDSQFAQNLHDLLLESGALLPTGLLSDKNSRNSSSTTEMSKTTSPDGKETAGWLLVAQTSQNSPKDSVAGDCLPKLPFPSYEDVPHPVENTEATIRNLDADISTEGGKVADDSLVNVSGSSSVTMDKLSCSSTKTISSVMDDVAEYEISWEDLEIGDRIGLGSYGEVYHADWNGTEVAVKKFLDQDVSGVALEQFKCEVRIMSRLRHPNVVLFLGYVTHPPNLSILTEYLPRGSLYRLLHRPNSIVDETQRLKMALDVAKGMNYLHSSHPTIVHRDLKSPNLLVDRNWVVKVSDFGMSRLKHHTFLSSKSTAGTPEWMAPEVLRNEPANEMCDVYSFGVILWELATLSIPWSGLNPMQVVGAVGFQNKRLEIPKEVDPQVASIIYSCWDNDPSKRPSFSQLLSPLKKLQRLLVTEKH; encoded by the exons ATGTCACGCATGAAGCACCTGCTCCGCAAGCTCCACCTCTCCGGCGCCGGCAGCGCCGGCACCGGCACCGCCACGGCCTCCACCCCGCCCCCCGACCACCACCGCCCGCGCCAACAGCGCCCGGCCAACtcccctccaccgccgccgccggtcgTAGCCGCATCGGCCCCCGAGCCCGCCGCGGCCCCCGAGGAACCAACGGGGATGGGGGCGGAGACCACGATGACGCGCCTCGAAGAGGAGTACCACGTGCGGCTGGCGCTCGCGATCTCGGCCTCGGACCCCGCGGGGCTGGTCGACCCGGACTCCGTCCAGATGCGGGCGGCCGAGCGGATCAGCCTGGGCgggcccgcgccgcccccggGGGACCGGACCACCATGGAGGCCCTCGCCGCGCGCTACTGGAACCACAACGTCATCAACTACGACGAGAAGCTCTGCGACGGATTCTACGACGTCTGCGGCGCGCCCATGGATCCGGGCTTCCAGCTCAAGTTCCCCTCCCTCACCGCCCTCAGGTCCGTTCTCCCCGCGGGGCGGGACGTCCCCTACGTCGCCGTTCTGGTGAACCGGGAGCGGGACCCGGCGCTGAGGCGACTCGAGGGCCGGGCCGTGGCGATCGCCGCGCAGAGCAGGGCGCAGCGTGGCGGGATCGCGTCCGCCGAGCTCGTGCAGAAGATCGCTGGCCTCGTGGTTGACGCCATGGGCGGTGTCGTGGAGGATGCTGATGGGATGAACAGGGAGTGGTTCGCCAGGAGCCGCCAGCTCTGTGCTGGCCTCAACACCATCGCCCTTCCTCTTGGTTCGATTCGGATTGGCCTCTCGCGCCATAGATCTCTGCTTTTCAAG GTACTAGCTGACCAAATTAATCTGCCGTGCAAGCTTGTCAAAGGAATATGCTATACTGGAACAGATGAAGGGGCTATTAACTTTGTTAAAATTGACTTTGACAG TGCTGAATATATTGTTGACTTGATGGGAGCTCCAGGCACCTTAATACCTTCAGAGATTTCTGTCAGCCAGTTTCAGGACTCAAACAATAGCCAGCTGAGCAGCGATGCCATTGAAGAGAGCGTTGCAGAACTGTGCATAGCTCTTGAGCAGGTTAGCGGGGTATATGAGAGTAAAAATGACATGGGGGGAAGTTCATCTGACCTAGCACTCACAACTCCACGCTTGGAAGATGGCGGTATTTCTCAGCAGATGGAAGTAAATGAAACTTCCAAGTATTTAGCTCCGGAAGGTGTGGACTCACAGTTCGCACAAAATTTGCATGACTTGCTCCTGGAGAGTGGTGCTTTGCTTCCGACTGGTTTGTTGTCTGATAAAAATAGTCGTAATTCCAGTAGCACAACAGAaatgagcaaaaccacttctcctgATGGTAAAGAAACTGCTGGGTGGTTGCTAGTAGCTCAAACAAGTCAAAATTCACCAAAAGATTCTGTGGCTGGAGATTGTCTACCAAAGCTTCCCTTTCCATCTTATGAAGATGTGCCACACCCTGTTGAGAATACAGAAGCAACTATCAGAAATTTGGATGCTGATATTTCAACTGAGGGCGGAAAGGTTGCTGATGATTCTTTGGTAAACGTGTCAGGAAGTAGCAGTGTGACTATGGACAAGTTGAGCTGTTCTAGTACGAAAACAATCAGCTCTGTTATGGATGATGTTGCTGAATATGAAATATCATGGGAAGATCTTGAGATTGGAGATCGCATTGGTCTAG GTTCATACGGTGAAGTATATCATGCAGATTGGAATGGCACG GAGGTTGCGGTGAAGAAATTTCTTGACCAGGATGTATCAGGCGTTGCACTAGAGCAATTCAAATGTGAA GTGAGAATCATGTCAAGGCTAAGACATCCCAATGTAGTTCTGTTCTTGGGATATGTGACGCATCCTCCAAATCTTTCTATATTAACCGAATATCTTCCAAG AGGGAGCCTATATCGCCTATTGCATCGCCCAAATAGCATAGTTGATGAAACACAAAGGTTAAAAATGGCACTGGATGTG GCTAAAGGGATGAATTACTTGCATTCTAGCCATCCTACTATTGTTCATCGTGATTTGAAATCCCCAAATCTTTTAGTGGATAGGAATTGGGTTGTTAAG GTGTCAGATTTTGGAATGTCTAGGTTGAAGCATCACACTTTTCTTTCCTCCAAGTCCACAGCTGGAACA CCAGAGTGGATGGCTCCAGAAGTCCTGCGTAACGAACCAGCTAACGAGAT GTGTGACGTCTACAGTTTTGGAGTAATACTGTGGGAATTAGCTACATTGAGCATACCTTGGAGCGGACTGAATCCAATGCAAGTTGTGGGAGCAGTTGGTTTCCAGAACAAACGACTAGAGATTCCCAAAGAAGTCGACCCACAAGTCGCTAGCATAATATATTCATGTTGGGACAA TGATCCAAGCAAACGACCATCGTTCTCCCAGCTCTTGTCACCGCTAAAGAAATTACAGCGGTTACTTGTTACAGAAAAACACTGA